In Micromonospora sp. WMMD980, the following are encoded in one genomic region:
- a CDS encoding ATP-binding cassette domain-containing protein, with translation MIEAHELSKRYGDRLAVDALTFTVRPGVVTGFLGPNGAGKSTTMRMILGLDAPTSGSVRVDGRRYAEHRDPLRQVGALLEARAVHTGRSARNHLLAVAATHGIGRRRVDEVIDLVGLREVAGRRAGGFSLGMGQRLGIAAALLGDPAVVMLDEPVNGLDPDGIRWIRGLLKGLAAEGRTVFVSSHLMSETAQTAEHLIVVGRGRLIADVPLAEFTRRASRHTVRVRSPQATALRDLLAGPDVTITGGEPGVLEVVGLRAETVGDRAAAAGLTLHELTATEASLEEAFMTLTRDAVEYAGATEGAAR, from the coding sequence ATGATCGAAGCCCACGAGCTGAGTAAGCGCTACGGCGACAGGCTTGCCGTCGACGCCCTGACCTTCACCGTCCGACCCGGCGTGGTGACCGGCTTCCTCGGTCCCAACGGCGCCGGCAAGTCCACCACCATGCGGATGATCCTCGGCCTGGACGCGCCGACGTCCGGGAGCGTCCGGGTCGACGGCCGCCGTTACGCCGAGCATCGAGACCCGCTGCGTCAGGTCGGCGCGCTGCTGGAGGCCAGGGCCGTGCACACCGGTCGGTCCGCCCGCAACCACCTGCTCGCCGTGGCCGCGACCCACGGCATCGGCCGCCGCCGCGTCGACGAGGTGATCGACCTGGTCGGCCTGCGGGAGGTGGCCGGGCGCCGGGCCGGCGGGTTCTCCCTCGGCATGGGCCAGCGCCTGGGCATCGCCGCCGCGCTGCTCGGCGACCCGGCGGTGGTGATGCTCGACGAGCCGGTCAACGGCCTCGACCCGGACGGCATCCGGTGGATCCGTGGCCTGCTCAAGGGCTTGGCCGCCGAGGGCCGCACGGTCTTCGTCTCCTCGCACCTGATGAGCGAGACGGCGCAGACCGCCGAGCACCTCATCGTGGTCGGCCGGGGCCGGCTGATCGCCGACGTGCCGCTCGCCGAGTTCACCCGCCGCGCCTCCCGGCACACCGTGCGGGTGCGCTCACCGCAGGCCACCGCGCTGCGCGACCTGTTGGCCGGGCCGGACGTGACCATCACCGGCGGCGAGCCGGGCGTGCTGGAGGTGGTCGGGCTGCGCGCCGAGACGGTCGGTGACCGGGCCGCCGCCGCCGGCCTCACCCTGCACGAGCTGACCGCCACCGAGGCGTCCCTGGAGGAGGCCTTCATGACCCTGACCCGCGACGCCGTCGAGTACGCCGGCGCCACCGAAGGAGCGGCCCGATGA
- a CDS encoding ABC transporter permease subunit: MTTATPPATAVGPDARITAPRVVRAEWIKFRSLRSSLILLAATVVVFAALGLGFSAFLADATIEPGTPAPPGGPSSLDPLGASLGGVNLAQLLIGTLGVPLTAGEYATGMIRTSLAAVPTRWPVLAAKVTVLAGASLAVLGPAALLTFLGGQAILGDEGISLGDPGVPRAVLGTAAYLAVVGVLGAALGSLLRTTAGALTSVVALLLVVPGVVSLLPESWSDPISPYLPSNAGQAVMSVGTNPDLLSPGAGAAVLGAWLLVLLGAALWRLLRRDA, encoded by the coding sequence ATGACCACCGCCACCCCGCCCGCCACCGCCGTCGGACCGGACGCGCGGATCACCGCCCCCCGCGTGGTCCGCGCCGAATGGATCAAGTTCCGCTCGCTGCGCTCGTCACTGATCCTGCTGGCCGCCACCGTGGTGGTGTTCGCCGCCCTCGGGCTCGGCTTCTCGGCGTTCCTGGCCGACGCCACGATCGAGCCCGGCACCCCGGCGCCGCCCGGCGGGCCCTCGTCACTCGACCCGCTCGGCGCCAGCCTCGGCGGCGTCAACCTCGCCCAACTGCTCATCGGCACGCTCGGCGTGCCGCTGACCGCCGGCGAGTACGCCACCGGCATGATCCGCACCTCGCTGGCCGCGGTGCCCACCCGCTGGCCGGTGCTCGCCGCGAAGGTCACCGTGTTGGCCGGCGCGTCCCTGGCCGTGCTGGGGCCGGCGGCGCTGCTCACCTTCCTCGGGGGCCAGGCGATCCTGGGCGACGAGGGCATCTCCCTCGGCGACCCCGGCGTGCCGCGCGCGGTGCTCGGCACGGCCGCCTACCTGGCCGTGGTCGGTGTGCTCGGCGCGGCGCTCGGCTCGCTGCTGCGCACCACCGCGGGCGCGTTGACCAGCGTGGTCGCGCTGCTGCTGGTCGTGCCCGGGGTGGTGTCGCTGCTGCCGGAGAGCTGGTCGGACCCGATCTCGCCCTATCTGCCGTCGAACGCCGGGCAGGCCGTCATGAGCGTCGGCACGAACCCCGACCTGCTCTCCCCGGGCGCCGGTGCGGCCGTCCTCGGGGCCTGGCTGCTCGTGTTGCTCGGCGCCGCGCTGTGGCGGCTGTTGCGCCGGGATGCCTGA
- a CDS encoding response regulator transcription factor, with the protein MTGAPIRLLLADDHPVVRAGLRAVLETEPGLIVVAEAATAEDAVTRAAAGDVDVVLMDLRFGAGMTGVAATAAITARPHAPRVLIVTTYDTDADTLPAIEAGATGYLLKDASPDELAAAVRTAAAGRTTLAPAVAGRLMSRLRTPDTALTRRETEVLGLVADGLSNQAIGRRLHLTEGTVKSHLSRIYTKLRVDSRTAAVAAATDLGVIRR; encoded by the coding sequence GTGACCGGCGCGCCGATCCGGCTGCTGCTCGCCGACGACCATCCCGTCGTCCGGGCCGGGCTGCGCGCCGTGCTGGAGACCGAGCCGGGCCTGATCGTGGTGGCGGAGGCCGCCACCGCCGAGGACGCGGTGACCCGCGCCGCCGCCGGCGACGTGGACGTGGTGCTGATGGATCTCCGCTTCGGCGCCGGCATGACCGGGGTGGCGGCCACCGCCGCGATCACCGCCCGGCCGCACGCGCCCCGGGTGCTGATCGTCACCACCTACGACACCGACGCGGACACGCTGCCGGCGATCGAGGCCGGCGCGACCGGCTACCTGCTCAAGGACGCCTCCCCGGACGAGTTGGCCGCCGCCGTGCGCACCGCCGCGGCCGGGCGTACCACGCTCGCCCCGGCCGTCGCCGGCCGGTTGATGAGCCGGCTGCGCACCCCGGACACCGCGCTGACCCGACGGGAGACGGAGGTGCTCGGCCTGGTCGCGGACGGGTTGTCCAACCAGGCCATCGGCCGGCGCCTGCACCTGACCGAGGGCACCGTCAAGTCGCACCTGTCGCGCATCTACACCAAGCTGCGCGTCGACTCCCGGACCGCGGCGGTCGCCGCCGCCACCGACCTCGGCGTCATCCGCCGCTGA
- a CDS encoding sensor histidine kinase, giving the protein MTTTVPALTPTARVLAWCLHLLVGVLFALAGLRAVAPGQPHATLIAAVAAAGLSAYAAGAFLPGVRRSRRVAGWWLAAVGASWLALTALTVDGLWLAFPLYLLQLHLLPRRAGLVAVTATAAAAVVAFAAHRGAVSVAGTLGPVLGAAVAVAVVRGYQALHQESERRRRLIEELTATRADLARAQHEAGVAAERERLAAEIHDTLAQGLTSIQLLLRAAGRVLPDRPDTAARHVEQARQAAADNLAEARRFVAALTPPALDDTTLADALARLCATTGARHRLTARFTVTGSPVPLPTASEVALLRVAQAALANTVRHARASTVEVTLGYLTDRVTLEVTDDGAGFDPERLPGPAPDGGGFGLAAMRARTRALGGRLAVAAAPGHGATVSARLPRTPPGGHP; this is encoded by the coding sequence GTGACCACCACCGTTCCCGCCCTGACTCCCACCGCCCGCGTGCTGGCCTGGTGCCTGCACCTGCTGGTGGGCGTGCTGTTCGCCCTCGCCGGCCTGCGGGCCGTGGCGCCCGGGCAGCCGCACGCGACCCTGATCGCCGCCGTCGCGGCGGCGGGCCTGTCGGCGTACGCGGCCGGCGCGTTCCTGCCCGGCGTCCGACGCTCCCGACGGGTGGCCGGCTGGTGGCTGGCGGCGGTCGGCGCCTCGTGGCTGGCGCTGACCGCGCTCACCGTCGACGGGCTGTGGCTGGCGTTCCCGCTCTACCTGCTGCAACTGCACCTGCTGCCCCGGCGCGCCGGCCTGGTCGCCGTCACGGCGACCGCCGCGGCGGCGGTGGTCGCCTTCGCCGCCCACCGGGGCGCGGTCAGCGTGGCCGGCACGCTCGGGCCGGTGCTGGGCGCCGCGGTCGCGGTGGCCGTGGTCCGCGGCTACCAGGCGCTCCACCAGGAGAGCGAACGCCGCCGGCGGCTGATCGAGGAGCTGACCGCCACCCGCGCCGACCTGGCCCGGGCGCAGCACGAGGCCGGGGTGGCGGCGGAACGCGAGCGCCTGGCCGCCGAGATCCACGACACGCTGGCACAGGGCCTGACCAGCATCCAGTTGCTGCTGCGCGCCGCCGGCCGGGTGCTGCCGGACCGGCCGGACACCGCCGCCCGCCACGTCGAGCAGGCCCGGCAGGCCGCCGCCGACAATCTCGCCGAGGCCCGGCGCTTCGTCGCCGCGCTCACCCCGCCGGCGCTCGACGACACCACGCTCGCCGACGCGTTGGCGCGGCTCTGCGCCACCACCGGCGCGCGGCACCGCCTCACCGCCCGGTTCACGGTCACCGGGTCACCGGTACCGCTGCCCACCGCCTCCGAGGTGGCGCTGCTGCGGGTCGCCCAGGCAGCGCTGGCCAACACGGTCCGCCACGCCCGGGCCAGCACCGTCGAGGTGACGCTCGGCTACCTCACCGACCGGGTCACCCTGGAGGTGACCGACGACGGCGCCGGATTCGACCCCGAGCGGCTGCCCGGACCGGCCCCCGACGGCGGCGGCTTCGGCCTCGCGGCGATGCGTGCCCGGACCCGCGCGCTCGGCGGCCGCCTCGCCGTCGCCGCCGCGCCCGGGCACGGCGCCACCGTCTCGGCCCGGCTCCCCCGCACCCCGCCCGGCGGACACCCGTGA
- a CDS encoding ABC transporter permease, producing the protein MGTVIVLITLLVGLLSGLTAGLGRQNTSAITGLPADRVAFGGPQPSYADSTVTRAQWQRWADTPGVRAAEPLGIGTTRVTAGGRSAAVSVFGVRVGSGLAPGDLDDDTAVLSTPAATDLGLRAGDRLTVAGRELTVAAVRGDASYSHTPVVWTSLDSWRRTGNAHADTATVIALRTGAGVDVADADRAAGTRTVRTGDSLTAIGSYRSENGSLQLMRGFLFAISALVIGAFFTVWTIQRSGDVAVLKALGASTAALLTDALGQAGVLLVGGTALGTALAAGLGALVSGSDVPFVLTPATVAVPAGVMIMLGMLGAGLSVRRITAVDPLTALGSAR; encoded by the coding sequence ATGGGAACCGTCATCGTGTTGATCACCCTGCTGGTCGGCCTGTTGTCCGGCCTGACCGCCGGGCTGGGCCGGCAGAACACCTCGGCGATCACCGGGCTGCCCGCCGACCGGGTCGCCTTCGGCGGCCCGCAGCCGTCATACGCCGACTCGACGGTCACCCGGGCGCAGTGGCAGCGCTGGGCCGACACTCCCGGCGTCCGCGCCGCCGAGCCGCTCGGCATCGGCACCACCCGGGTCACCGCCGGTGGCCGCAGCGCCGCCGTCAGCGTGTTCGGCGTACGGGTCGGTTCCGGCCTCGCCCCCGGCGACCTCGACGACGACACGGCCGTGCTGTCCACCCCGGCCGCCACCGACCTCGGCCTGCGCGCCGGTGACCGCCTCACCGTGGCCGGCCGGGAGTTGACCGTGGCGGCGGTACGCGGCGACGCCTCCTACAGCCACACCCCGGTGGTGTGGACCAGCCTCGACTCGTGGCGGCGGACCGGCAACGCCCACGCGGACACCGCCACCGTGATCGCGCTGCGCACCGGCGCCGGCGTGGACGTGGCGGACGCCGATCGCGCCGCCGGCACCCGCACCGTCCGCACCGGCGACTCGCTGACCGCGATCGGCTCCTACCGCTCGGAGAACGGCTCGCTCCAGCTCATGCGGGGCTTCCTGTTCGCCATCTCGGCCCTGGTCATCGGTGCCTTCTTCACGGTGTGGACGATCCAGCGCAGCGGCGACGTGGCGGTCCTGAAGGCGCTCGGCGCCTCCACCGCCGCGCTGCTCACCGACGCGCTCGGGCAGGCCGGCGTCCTGCTGGTCGGCGGCACCGCGCTCGGCACCGCCCTGGCCGCCGGGCTCGGCGCGCTGGTCTCCGGCTCGGACGTGCCGTTCGTGCTCACGCCCGCCACCGTCGCCGTTCCGGCCGGGGTGATGATCATGCTCGGCATGCTCGGCGCCGGCCTGTCCGTGCGCCGCATCACCGCCGTCGATCCGCTGACCGCGCTGGGGAGCGCCCGATGA
- a CDS encoding cellulose binding domain-containing protein: MINRQRRTVLWTAGAAAATLVAAGLAVGATAAQAAAGCRVDYAVTAQWSGGFTANVNLTNLGDPLNGWTVAWNFNDGQTVSQAWGADITQTGASVRAANVSYNGSLGTNASTSFGFNGAWNNSNNSKPSSFAVNGVLCGGAVPTDPGGTLTPPPGPTTPPPSPTTPPPTTPPPTSGAVYAAPNGTAGAAGTQANPTTIAAAITRVGAGGTVYLRGGTYSLAQTVTVAAGNNGTASARKNLYAYPGETPILNFSAMGEDPANRGLALNASYWHVRGIVVERAGDNGIFVGGSNNIIERTVTRFNRDTGLQLSRISSSTPRDQWPANNLMVSVESHDNADSDGEDADGFAAKLTVGGGNVFRYAVSHHNIDDGWDLYTKTDTGAIGAVTIEDSLSYNNGTLSNGTQAGNGDRNGFKLGGEDIAVNHTVRRTIAYRNGKHGFTYNRNPGTMTISNNLSIDNTERNFSFDAGTSVFRSNTSCRSGSGSNDRTVGNVDGSNQFWSGANGSRCATYAGALGWSFTSDGRLVVTLGGRVVSL, encoded by the coding sequence ATGATCAATCGACAGCGCCGCACGGTGTTGTGGACGGCCGGGGCCGCGGCGGCGACGCTCGTCGCGGCCGGCCTCGCCGTCGGGGCCACCGCCGCCCAGGCGGCCGCCGGCTGCCGGGTCGACTACGCGGTCACCGCGCAGTGGTCCGGCGGCTTCACCGCCAACGTCAACCTCACCAACCTCGGCGATCCGCTCAACGGCTGGACCGTCGCCTGGAACTTCAACGACGGCCAGACCGTCAGCCAGGCATGGGGCGCCGACATCACCCAGACCGGCGCGTCGGTGCGGGCCGCCAACGTCAGCTACAACGGCAGCCTCGGCACCAACGCGAGCACCTCGTTCGGCTTCAACGGCGCCTGGAACAACAGCAACAACTCCAAGCCGTCCTCGTTCGCGGTCAACGGCGTCCTCTGCGGCGGCGCCGTCCCCACCGACCCCGGTGGGACCCTCACCCCGCCGCCGGGGCCGACGACCCCGCCGCCGTCGCCCACCACCCCGCCGCCGACGACTCCGCCGCCGACGAGCGGAGCAGTGTACGCCGCGCCGAACGGCACCGCCGGCGCTGCCGGCACCCAGGCGAACCCCACCACGATCGCCGCGGCGATCACCCGGGTCGGTGCGGGCGGCACCGTCTACCTGCGCGGGGGCACCTACAGCCTGGCCCAGACCGTCACCGTCGCCGCCGGCAACAACGGCACCGCGAGCGCCCGCAAGAACCTGTACGCCTACCCGGGCGAGACGCCGATCCTCAACTTCTCCGCGATGGGCGAGGACCCGGCCAACCGGGGCCTCGCGCTCAACGCGTCCTACTGGCACGTCCGGGGGATCGTGGTGGAACGTGCCGGCGACAACGGCATCTTCGTCGGCGGCAGCAACAACATCATCGAGCGTACGGTGACCCGGTTCAACCGCGACACCGGCCTGCAGTTGTCCCGCATCTCGTCCAGCACCCCGCGTGACCAGTGGCCGGCGAACAACCTCATGGTCAGCGTCGAGTCACACGACAACGCCGACTCCGACGGCGAGGACGCCGACGGGTTCGCCGCCAAGCTCACCGTCGGCGGCGGCAACGTCTTCCGGTACGCCGTGTCGCACCACAACATCGACGACGGCTGGGACCTCTACACCAAGACCGACACCGGCGCGATCGGCGCGGTGACCATCGAGGACTCCCTCTCCTACAACAACGGCACGCTCAGCAACGGCACCCAGGCCGGCAACGGCGACCGCAACGGCTTCAAGCTCGGCGGCGAGGACATCGCGGTCAACCACACCGTCCGGCGCACCATCGCGTACCGCAACGGCAAGCACGGCTTCACCTACAACCGGAACCCCGGCACCATGACGATCTCCAACAACCTGAGCATCGACAACACCGAGCGCAACTTCTCGTTCGACGCCGGCACCTCGGTCTTCCGCAGCAACACGTCCTGCCGCAGCGGCAGCGGGTCGAACGACAGGACGGTCGGCAACGTGGACGGCTCGAACCAGTTCTGGTCCGGCGCCAACGGCTCCCGCTGCGCCACCTACGCGGGCGCCCTCGGCTGGTCCTTCACCTCCGACGGCCGCCTGGTCGTCACCCTCGGCGGCCGCGTGGTCTCCCTGTAG
- a CDS encoding ABC transporter ATP-binding protein, which yields MRADGLRGSALRLGYHGTTVVHDAGITLRPAAVTALVGPNGSGKSTLLRGLARLHPLEHGEIVLADGTPARALSARDFARRVTLLAQSRPTPSGVTVRDVVGYGRHPYRQRWRAGDPDGPAAIDRAMAVTGVDTMAARPVDELSGGELQRVWLATCLAQDTAVLLLDEPTTFLDLRYQVEILDLVRDLADTADVAVGVVLHDLNQAAAVADEVVLLHEGRVRGTGAPREVFTEAALTEAYGIRVEVTVDPVTGLLSTRPVGKHTKS from the coding sequence GTGCGGGCTGACGGCCTGCGGGGCAGTGCGCTGCGGCTGGGCTACCACGGGACCACCGTGGTGCACGACGCCGGCATCACGCTGCGGCCGGCGGCGGTGACCGCGCTGGTCGGCCCGAACGGCAGCGGCAAGTCGACGCTGCTGCGTGGGCTGGCCCGCCTGCACCCGCTGGAGCACGGCGAGATCGTGCTCGCCGACGGCACGCCGGCCCGTGCGCTGTCCGCCCGCGACTTCGCCCGCCGGGTCACGTTGCTGGCGCAGAGCCGCCCCACGCCGAGCGGGGTCACCGTTCGGGACGTGGTCGGCTACGGCCGGCACCCGTACCGGCAGCGGTGGCGGGCCGGCGACCCGGACGGGCCGGCGGCGATCGACCGGGCAATGGCGGTGACCGGCGTCGACACCATGGCGGCCCGGCCGGTCGACGAGCTGTCCGGCGGGGAACTCCAACGGGTCTGGCTGGCCACCTGCCTGGCCCAGGACACCGCCGTGCTGCTGCTGGACGAGCCCACCACGTTCCTCGATCTGCGCTACCAGGTGGAGATCCTCGACCTGGTGCGGGACCTCGCCGACACCGCCGACGTCGCCGTCGGCGTGGTGCTGCACGACCTCAACCAGGCCGCCGCCGTCGCCGACGAGGTGGTGCTCCTGCACGAGGGGCGGGTGCGCGGCACCGGCGCCCCCCGTGAGGTGTTCACCGAGGCGGCGCTCACCGAGGCGTACGGCATCCGGGTCGAGGTGACCGTCGACCCGGTGACCGGCCTGCTCTCCACCCGCCCCGTGGGCAAACACACCAAGTCCTGA
- a CDS encoding iron-siderophore ABC transporter substrate-binding protein: MLRTRVTLLVAAATALLVAGCGTTEAPAAAPSTSAATGPVTVTDSRGKTITLKSPATKVVGLEWGEVEMLVGLGVMPVGVADPKGYATWVTAAPLDPGVKDVGTRGEPSVDAVVALQPDLVVMEAERGAAIVTQLEKYVPVLVTKGSDAADNLGRMRSDLTMIATATGRSAQAEKLLADFDAALADGRKKIADAGAAGRQFAVADGWKEGSTVSIRMFGQGALVSQLGIQLGLRNAWTGKTDAMWGLGQTDVEGMTVLKGQDLHFFYNASDGQDVFADGLAGNAIWRSLPFVRQNKLHKMPNGIWTFGGTLSAKQYVDQLVAVYTA; this comes from the coding sequence ATGTTGCGTACCCGAGTCACCCTGCTCGTCGCCGCGGCGACCGCACTGCTGGTCGCCGGCTGCGGCACCACCGAGGCGCCCGCCGCCGCCCCCTCCACCTCGGCGGCCACCGGCCCGGTCACCGTCACCGACAGCCGCGGCAAGACGATCACCCTGAAGAGCCCGGCCACCAAGGTCGTCGGTCTGGAGTGGGGTGAGGTCGAGATGCTCGTCGGCCTCGGCGTGATGCCGGTCGGCGTCGCCGACCCCAAGGGGTACGCCACCTGGGTCACCGCCGCGCCGCTCGACCCGGGCGTCAAGGACGTCGGGACCCGGGGCGAGCCGAGCGTCGACGCCGTCGTGGCGCTCCAGCCGGACCTGGTGGTGATGGAGGCCGAGCGCGGCGCGGCCATCGTCACCCAGCTGGAGAAGTACGTGCCGGTGCTGGTCACCAAGGGCAGCGACGCGGCCGACAACCTCGGCCGGATGCGGTCCGACCTCACCATGATCGCCACCGCGACCGGCCGCAGCGCGCAGGCGGAGAAGCTGCTCGCCGACTTCGACGCCGCGCTCGCCGACGGGCGCAAGAAGATCGCCGACGCCGGCGCGGCCGGCCGGCAGTTCGCCGTCGCCGACGGCTGGAAGGAGGGCAGCACGGTGTCGATCCGGATGTTCGGCCAGGGCGCGCTCGTCTCCCAGCTCGGCATCCAGCTCGGCCTGCGCAACGCCTGGACCGGCAAGACCGACGCGATGTGGGGCCTGGGCCAGACCGACGTCGAGGGGATGACCGTCCTCAAGGGTCAGGACCTGCACTTCTTCTATAACGCCTCGGACGGGCAGGACGTCTTCGCCGACGGTCTCGCCGGCAACGCGATCTGGCGGTCGCTGCCGTTCGTGCGGCAGAACAAGCTGCACAAGATGCCGAACGGCATCTGGACGTTCGGCGGCACCCTGTCCGCGAAGCAGTACGTCGACCAGCTCGTCGCCGTCTACACGGCCTGA
- a CDS encoding iron ABC transporter permease yields the protein MIATLRPEPATRPAPVGPPPARRRVAGAFLLAAALLVAITAVHLTQGTSSVGAADLLRLVTGADDETARVLVASRLPRLLTGLAVGLALGFAGAALQSTTRNPLASPDTLAVNAGAHLAIVATAAFGIALPALPAGGLAFCGGLAAAGLVMLLSAGGQAATTRLILAGAATAMALASLTMLLLLLFEQATIGLFAWGNGSLVQGDLVAFTQLAPVIAVAALVLVALGHRLDLLALGDDTATVLGLDVRRTRLAVVLLAVLLSAAAVTLAGPIGFVGLGAPVIVRLLGRWVPEVHRHRVLLPLSGLVGVVVVLGSDVLLRAVLGGQAGVDVPTGVVTTLFGAVLLVWLARRHRDAGPTRQPPGGQAAVRSRAFHTAVVVACAAATVGALALGMLAGDTMVLLGDVANWVQGRTGPAYTFVLDARWPRVAAALLAGAALALAGTTVQAVCRNPLAEPGILGITGGAGIGAVSLLTFAPAAGVLALSGAAGLGAVAAFALVYGLARRRGLDSDRLVLIGFAVWQGGAAVITFIVVSSDPWNTGKALTWLSGSTYGRTAPQLLPVALALLVAVPVVIAVRRELDLLALDDDTPRVLGVRLERARLVALGLAALLTATAVSAVGVIGFVGLVAPHAARALVGGRHTRVLPVAVLLGAVLVSLADTLGRAVIAPAQVPAGLVTALIGTPYFVWLLWRSRVAAHR from the coding sequence ATGATCGCCACCCTCCGACCGGAGCCGGCCACCCGGCCGGCCCCGGTCGGGCCACCCCCCGCCCGACGCCGGGTCGCCGGCGCGTTCCTGCTCGCCGCCGCGCTGCTCGTGGCGATCACCGCGGTGCACCTCACCCAGGGCACCTCCTCGGTCGGGGCGGCCGACCTGCTCCGCCTGGTCACCGGGGCAGACGACGAGACCGCCCGGGTGCTGGTCGCCTCCCGGCTGCCGCGGCTGCTCACCGGGCTGGCCGTCGGCCTCGCGCTCGGCTTCGCCGGCGCGGCCCTCCAGTCGACCACCCGCAACCCCCTCGCCTCGCCGGACACGCTCGCGGTGAACGCCGGCGCGCACCTGGCGATCGTGGCCACCGCCGCGTTCGGCATCGCGCTGCCGGCGCTGCCCGCCGGCGGGCTCGCGTTCTGCGGCGGGCTCGCCGCCGCCGGCCTGGTGATGCTGCTGTCCGCCGGTGGGCAGGCCGCGACCACCCGGCTGATCCTCGCCGGCGCGGCCACCGCGATGGCGCTCGCCTCGCTGACCATGCTGCTCCTGCTGCTCTTCGAACAGGCCACCATCGGGCTGTTCGCCTGGGGCAACGGCTCACTCGTGCAGGGCGACCTGGTCGCGTTCACCCAGCTCGCCCCCGTGATCGCGGTCGCCGCGCTGGTGCTCGTCGCGCTCGGGCACCGGCTCGACCTGCTCGCCCTCGGCGACGACACCGCCACCGTGCTGGGGTTGGACGTGCGCCGCACCCGGCTCGCCGTGGTGCTGCTCGCGGTGTTGCTCTCCGCCGCCGCCGTCACCCTGGCCGGGCCGATCGGCTTCGTCGGGCTCGGTGCGCCGGTGATCGTCCGGCTGCTCGGCCGCTGGGTGCCCGAGGTGCACCGGCACCGGGTGCTGCTGCCGCTCTCCGGCCTGGTCGGCGTGGTCGTCGTGCTCGGCTCCGACGTGCTGCTGCGGGCCGTGCTCGGTGGGCAGGCCGGCGTGGACGTCCCGACCGGCGTGGTCACCACGCTCTTCGGCGCGGTCCTGCTGGTCTGGCTGGCCCGCCGGCACCGCGACGCCGGTCCCACCCGGCAGCCGCCGGGCGGGCAGGCAGCCGTACGCTCCCGCGCCTTCCACACCGCCGTGGTCGTCGCCTGCGCGGCGGCGACCGTCGGGGCGCTGGCGCTCGGCATGCTCGCCGGGGACACGATGGTGCTGCTCGGCGACGTCGCCAACTGGGTGCAGGGGCGCACCGGGCCGGCGTACACCTTCGTGCTGGACGCGCGCTGGCCGCGCGTCGCGGCGGCGCTGCTGGCCGGCGCCGCCCTCGCCCTGGCCGGCACCACCGTGCAGGCGGTCTGCCGCAACCCGCTCGCGGAGCCGGGCATCCTGGGCATCACCGGCGGCGCCGGGATCGGCGCGGTGTCGCTGCTGACGTTCGCCCCGGCGGCCGGGGTGCTCGCGCTCTCCGGCGCGGCCGGGCTCGGCGCGGTCGCCGCGTTCGCGCTGGTGTACGGGCTGGCCCGGCGTCGCGGGCTCGACTCGGACCGGCTCGTGCTGATCGGTTTCGCGGTCTGGCAGGGCGGCGCCGCGGTGATCACCTTCATCGTCGTCTCCTCCGACCCGTGGAACACCGGCAAGGCGCTCACCTGGCTCTCCGGTTCCACCTACGGGCGTACCGCGCCACAGCTCCTGCCGGTGGCGCTGGCGCTGCTGGTCGCCGTGCCGGTGGTGATCGCGGTGCGTCGGGAACTGGACCTGCTCGCGCTCGACGACGACACGCCCCGGGTGCTCGGCGTCCGGTTGGAGCGTGCCCGGCTGGTCGCGCTCGGCCTGGCGGCGCTGCTCACCGCCACCGCCGTGTCGGCGGTCGGCGTGATCGGCTTCGTCGGCCTGGTCGCGCCGCACGCCGCTCGGGCGCTCGTCGGCGGCCGGCACACCCGGGTGCTGCCGGTCGCGGTGCTGCTCGGGGCCGTGCTGGTCAGCCTGGCCGACACCCTCGGGCGCGCCGTCATCGCCCCCGCACAGGTGCCGGCCGGGCTGGTCACCGCGCTGATCGGCACCCCCTACTTCGTCTGGCTGCTGTGGCGCTCCCGCGTCGCCGCCCACCGATGA